One genomic window of Struthio camelus isolate bStrCam1 chromosome 1, bStrCam1.hap1, whole genome shotgun sequence includes the following:
- the LOC104147289 gene encoding zinc finger protein ZFP2 isoform X2, producing the protein MYSRSLAVAFFGFLSQRSRGDYLLLVPLFTPAGGRTMSDPNKGKLRQESPVKAEPHLLTSRKLTGDTPQDSNQRQDCKQELESENEVDLSFRKGQGTITPCGLEVWECEDSGSAHISKVILTGDNPGPPVCENGSVWVQQVGEKTYECPECGKSFSRSSYLSQHQRIHLAEKPFSCSECGKSFTRNSDLIKHQRIHTGEKPYQCNECEKTFSQRSNVIRHQRTHTGERHYQCNECGKSFSQNSHLIVHQRSHKGEKPFNCPRCEKSFSDRSSLIIHRRVHTGEKPHKCQECGKRFRDSSAIIRHQRIHTGEKPYECTECGKTFRQSSSLVTHMRTHTGEKPYKCPVCGKGFSQSSALTTHRRIHAGKALPVFHNSLLPNPYQCTECGRRCSDHSTLIKHQSAHAEERPYICVECGDSFRRSSALNVHLRIHRGERPYKCEECGKTFRHSSALGAHLRIHAGAKPYECSECGKSFRKSSTLKVHLKIHAAKKPHKCTVGRRALSSRSLLP; encoded by the coding sequence ATGTACAGCAGATCTCTGGCAGTTGCCTTTTTTGGATTTCTCTCTCAGAGAAGCAGAGGGGATTATTTATTGCTAGTTCCTCTGTTCACTCCAGCAGGTGGCAGGACCATGAGCGACCCAAACAAGGGCAAGCTTCGTCAGGAAAGTCCTGTGAAAGCAGAGCCGCATCTGCTCACCTCCAGAAAGCTCACAGGAGATACCCCCCAGGACTCCAATCAAAGACAAGACTGCAAGCAGGAGCTGGAGTCAGAAAATGAGGTGGACCTGTCTTTTAGAAAGGGACAAGGAACAATAACTCCCTGTGGGTTAGAAGTCTGGGAATGCGAGGACAGTGGCAGCGCCCACATCAGCAAGGTGATCCTCACTGGGGACAATCCAGGCCCACCTGTGTGTGAGAATGGCTCGGTCTGGGTGCAGCAGGTGGGGGAGAAAACCTACGAGTGTCCTGAATGTGGGAAGAGCTTCAGCCGGAGCTCATACCTGAGCCAGCATCAGAGGATCCACCTGGCAGAGAAACCCTTCAGCTGCTCCGAGTGTGGGAAGAGTTTCACGCGAAACTCGGACCTCATCAAACACCAGCGTATCCAcaccggcgagaagccctaccAGTGCAACGAATGTGAGAAGACTTTCAGCCAGAGGTCCAATGTGATCAGGCACCAGCGGACCCACACAGGAGAGAGACACTACCAGTGCAATGAATGTGGGAAAAGCTTCAGCCAGAATTCGCATCTCATCGTCCATCAGAGAAGCCACAAGGGTGAGAAACCGTTCAATTGCCCCCGGTGTGAGAAAAGCTTCAGTGACCGCTCCTCCCTGATCATCCACCGGAGAGTCCACACTGGAGAGAAGCCTCACAAGTGCCAGGAGTGTGGGAAGCGTTTCCGGGACAGCTCAGCCATCATTCGGCATCAGAGGATCCACACGGGAGAGAAACCGTATGAGTGTACAGAGTGTGGGAAGACTTTCCGCCAGAGCTCCTCGCTGGTGACCCACATGAGGAcgcacacgggcgagaagccctacaaATGCCCTGTGTGTGGAAAGGGCTTTAGCCAGAGCTCAGCGCTTACCACTCATCGTCGGATCCATGCGGGAAAGGCCTTGCCCGTGTTCCACAATAGCCTGCTGCCCAACCCTTACCAGTGCACCGAGTGCGGCCGGAGGTGCAGCGACCACTCCACTCTCATCAAACACCAGAGCGCGCACGCAGAAGAGAGGCCCTACATCTGCGTGGAGTGTGGGGACAGCTTCCGACGGAGCTCAGCCCTCAACGTGCACCTGAGGATCCACCGAGGGGAGAGACCCTACAAATGCGAGGAATGCGGAAAAACCTTCAGGCACAGCTCGGCTCTCGGCGCGCACCTGAGGATCCACGCAGGAGCCAAGCCCTACGAGTGCAGTGAGTGTGGGAAAAGCTTCCGGAAAAGCTCAACACTTAAAGTGCATTTGAAAATCCATGCAGCCAAGAAACCTCATAAATGTACAGTGGGTAGGAGAGCTCTCAGTTCCCGCTCACTTCTACCGTAG
- the LOC104147289 gene encoding zinc finger protein 502 isoform X1 — MSDPNKGKLRQESPVKAEPHLLTSRKLTGDTPQDSNQRQDCKQELESENEVDLSFRKGQGTITPCGLEVWECEDSGSAHISKVILTGDNPGPPVCENGSVWVQQVGEKTYECPECGKSFSRSSYLSQHQRIHLAEKPFSCSECGKSFTRNSDLIKHQRIHTGEKPYQCNECEKTFSQRSNVIRHQRTHTGERHYQCNECGKSFSQNSHLIVHQRSHKGEKPFNCPRCEKSFSDRSSLIIHRRVHTGEKPHKCQECGKRFRDSSAIIRHQRIHTGEKPYECTECGKTFRQSSSLVTHMRTHTGEKPYKCPVCGKGFSQSSALTTHRRIHAGKALPVFHNSLLPNPYQCTECGRRCSDHSTLIKHQSAHAEERPYICVECGDSFRRSSALNVHLRIHRGERPYKCEECGKTFRHSSALGAHLRIHAGAKPYECSECGKSFRKSSTLKVHLKIHAAKKPHKCTVGRRALSSRSLLP, encoded by the coding sequence ATGAGCGACCCAAACAAGGGCAAGCTTCGTCAGGAAAGTCCTGTGAAAGCAGAGCCGCATCTGCTCACCTCCAGAAAGCTCACAGGAGATACCCCCCAGGACTCCAATCAAAGACAAGACTGCAAGCAGGAGCTGGAGTCAGAAAATGAGGTGGACCTGTCTTTTAGAAAGGGACAAGGAACAATAACTCCCTGTGGGTTAGAAGTCTGGGAATGCGAGGACAGTGGCAGCGCCCACATCAGCAAGGTGATCCTCACTGGGGACAATCCAGGCCCACCTGTGTGTGAGAATGGCTCGGTCTGGGTGCAGCAGGTGGGGGAGAAAACCTACGAGTGTCCTGAATGTGGGAAGAGCTTCAGCCGGAGCTCATACCTGAGCCAGCATCAGAGGATCCACCTGGCAGAGAAACCCTTCAGCTGCTCCGAGTGTGGGAAGAGTTTCACGCGAAACTCGGACCTCATCAAACACCAGCGTATCCAcaccggcgagaagccctaccAGTGCAACGAATGTGAGAAGACTTTCAGCCAGAGGTCCAATGTGATCAGGCACCAGCGGACCCACACAGGAGAGAGACACTACCAGTGCAATGAATGTGGGAAAAGCTTCAGCCAGAATTCGCATCTCATCGTCCATCAGAGAAGCCACAAGGGTGAGAAACCGTTCAATTGCCCCCGGTGTGAGAAAAGCTTCAGTGACCGCTCCTCCCTGATCATCCACCGGAGAGTCCACACTGGAGAGAAGCCTCACAAGTGCCAGGAGTGTGGGAAGCGTTTCCGGGACAGCTCAGCCATCATTCGGCATCAGAGGATCCACACGGGAGAGAAACCGTATGAGTGTACAGAGTGTGGGAAGACTTTCCGCCAGAGCTCCTCGCTGGTGACCCACATGAGGAcgcacacgggcgagaagccctacaaATGCCCTGTGTGTGGAAAGGGCTTTAGCCAGAGCTCAGCGCTTACCACTCATCGTCGGATCCATGCGGGAAAGGCCTTGCCCGTGTTCCACAATAGCCTGCTGCCCAACCCTTACCAGTGCACCGAGTGCGGCCGGAGGTGCAGCGACCACTCCACTCTCATCAAACACCAGAGCGCGCACGCAGAAGAGAGGCCCTACATCTGCGTGGAGTGTGGGGACAGCTTCCGACGGAGCTCAGCCCTCAACGTGCACCTGAGGATCCACCGAGGGGAGAGACCCTACAAATGCGAGGAATGCGGAAAAACCTTCAGGCACAGCTCGGCTCTCGGCGCGCACCTGAGGATCCACGCAGGAGCCAAGCCCTACGAGTGCAGTGAGTGTGGGAAAAGCTTCCGGAAAAGCTCAACACTTAAAGTGCATTTGAAAATCCATGCAGCCAAGAAACCTCATAAATGTACAGTGGGTAGGAGAGCTCTCAGTTCCCGCTCACTTCTACCGTAG